Proteins encoded within one genomic window of Sphingomonas sp. G-3-2-10:
- a CDS encoding VOC family protein, which yields MPVLGMGGLFFRAKDPDGLSSWYREHLGIGAGCNSTGEGEPDEWFWKAGGGPMVFAPFKETTDYFAADKQFMINFRVSDLDSLLEQLNAAGIDIITKPEWNTPETGSFARIHDPEGNAIELWEPPAG from the coding sequence ATGCCAGTGCTTGGAATGGGTGGCCTGTTCTTCCGTGCGAAGGATCCCGACGGGCTGAGCAGCTGGTATCGCGAGCATTTGGGCATCGGCGCGGGCTGCAACTCGACCGGCGAAGGCGAGCCCGACGAATGGTTCTGGAAGGCGGGCGGCGGCCCGATGGTGTTCGCGCCGTTCAAGGAAACCACCGACTATTTCGCGGCCGACAAGCAGTTCATGATCAATTTCCGGGTGAGCGATCTCGACAGCCTGCTGGAGCAGCTGAACGCGGCGGGAATCGATATCATCACCAAGCCGGAGTGGAACACACCGGAGACCGGCAGCTTCGCGCGCATCCATGATCCCGAGGGCAATGCGATCGAGCTGTGGGAGCCGCCGGCGGGGTGA
- the infC gene encoding translation initiation factor IF-3 gives MTRRPLAPPPMNGPRFNEFIQSPKVRVIDHEGENLGVMYTREAIEQAAEHGLDLVEVSPNADPPVAKFLDVGKFKYEAQKKANLARKSQKTQEIKEIKMRPNIDDHDYDTKMKAIHKFIGEGDKVKITLRFRGRELSHGQLGMVLLKRVQDDTVEIAKIESYPRMEGRQMLMVISPK, from the coding sequence ATGACCCGGCGCCCGTTGGCGCCTCCGCCGATGAACGGTCCGCGCTTCAACGAATTCATCCAGTCTCCGAAGGTGCGGGTGATCGATCATGAAGGCGAGAATCTCGGCGTGATGTACACCCGCGAGGCGATCGAGCAGGCGGCCGAGCACGGCCTGGACCTGGTCGAGGTTTCGCCCAACGCGGATCCGCCCGTCGCGAAGTTCCTCGACGTCGGCAAGTTCAAGTACGAGGCCCAGAAAAAGGCCAACCTCGCCCGCAAGAGCCAGAAGACGCAGGAGATCAAGGAGATCAAGATGCGTCCGAACATCGACGATCATGACTATGATACGAAGATGAAGGCGATCCACAAATTCATCGGCGAAGGCGACAAGGTGAAGATCACCCTGCGCTTCCGCGGCCGCGAGCTTTCGCACGGCCAGCTCGGCATGGTGCTGCTCAAGCGCGTTCAGGACGACACGGTCGAGATTGCGAAGATCGAATCCTATCCGCGCATGGAAGGCCGTCAGATGCTGATGGTGATCTCGCCGAAGTAA
- a CDS encoding TorF family putative porin, translating into MMTRIASAALLLMAATPALAQEEEPAPSVTVSGSAALVSDYRFRGVSQTDKEMAVQAGFTVSHESGFYIGTWGSNLAGWGTFGGSNMELDIYGGFKTEIGSGIAVDVGLTWYMYPGGLDTTDFAEPYVKVSGSLGPVSVLAGAAYAPKQEALGNFSNTPQSAGQSEDNLYLWTDVSAAIPGTPVTLKAHLGASSGNPGLGPNGTSLSPTGDYADWSLGADVAVGPLTLGVSYVDTSISAADSAYIQPNFSSTKDGSSIAGSTVVFSLSASF; encoded by the coding sequence ATGATGACTCGTATTGCCAGCGCGGCGCTGCTCTTGATGGCGGCGACGCCGGCCCTCGCTCAGGAAGAAGAACCGGCTCCGTCCGTCACCGTATCGGGCAGCGCCGCGCTGGTCTCCGACTATCGCTTTCGCGGCGTGTCGCAGACCGACAAGGAAATGGCTGTCCAGGCCGGCTTCACCGTCAGCCATGAGAGCGGCTTCTACATCGGCACCTGGGGTTCGAACCTCGCGGGCTGGGGCACCTTTGGCGGCTCCAACATGGAACTCGACATCTATGGCGGCTTCAAGACCGAGATCGGCAGTGGGATCGCCGTCGACGTCGGCCTGACCTGGTACATGTATCCAGGTGGCCTCGACACCACCGATTTCGCCGAACCCTATGTCAAGGTGAGCGGTTCGCTGGGCCCGGTCAGCGTCCTTGCGGGCGCGGCCTATGCGCCCAAGCAGGAGGCGCTGGGCAATTTCTCGAACACGCCGCAGAGCGCGGGCCAGAGCGAGGACAATCTCTACCTCTGGACCGACGTGTCGGCGGCGATTCCCGGAACGCCGGTCACGCTGAAGGCGCATCTCGGCGCATCGTCGGGCAATCCGGGCCTCGGCCCGAACGGCACCAGCCTGTCGCCGACCGGCGATTATGCGGACTGGTCGCTGGGCGCCGATGTCGCGGTGGGGCCGCTGACGCTGGGCGTTTCCTATGTCGACACCAGCATCAGCGCGGCGGACTCGGCCTATATCCAGCCGAACTTCTCGTCGACGAAGGACGGATCGTCGATCGCGGGCAGCACCGTGGTCTTCTCGCTTTCCGCTTCGTTCTGA
- a CDS encoding [protein-PII] uridylyltransferase, with the protein MSRFDSVPNRRAIIDRRVLADALSTLEAKDGAALRQAGAKLLKGALTAGWAEIDRRLLEHPSRGLECAAAGAFLTDQLLRLLWDFTVDRLHRNPNPTTSERMVLIAVGGYGRGEMAPHSDIDIGFLTPWKVTGWCEQVIESMLYSLWDMQLKVGHSSRSLDEMVRQAKADVTVCTALLEARYVWGDMSLYDEAAARFKAEVQADTARTFIAQKLAERDARHKKMGDSRYVVEPNIKEGKGGLRDLHALFWIGKYAYNVRETAELVEAGLLTKLEYRQFYRAENFLWAVRCHLHAIAGRAEDRLTFDLQREIAERMRYSDRPGKSKVERFMHFYFLQAKTVGDLSGVFLAHLDEKFAARGRRFGLPTLFRSPRKLHGFSLERGRLTIPRESFFQEDPVRLIELYQLADLHGLEIHPIAARAAARDAKLVDDVRSDPRANALFLDVLTSPRDPETVLRWMNEAGVFGRFVPDFGRVVAQMQFDMYHHYTVDEHSIRAIGLLNQIEKGDLKEDHPLSTGIFAQVVSRRVLFAAVLLHDIAKGRGGDHSVLGAQVAMRLCPRLGLSAAETETVAWLVRNHLLMSATAFKRDLSDFKTVLDFAEVVQSPERLRLLLLLTVVDIRAVGPGVWNSWKRQLLANLYDSAEEVLRLGHKQKGRGERVAAKQAALAEMLGWDEPRMAALKKRLTEPYWIAEPLDVLERNARLVDAAGSSQLSIEAQVYPERGATLVTVYASDHPGLFYRIAGAIHVAGGNIIDARIHTTRDGMALDNFLVQDPLGRPFDEDVKLTRIKDAIADALANRSKLSDRLKSRPLPRLRADAFTIEPNVLIDNKASNRFTVVEVNARDRPALLYTLAHALFQSKVTIHSAHVATYGERAVDTFYLTDLIGDKIDSASRLKTIERRLLEAASGDGSVAQAA; encoded by the coding sequence ATGTCGCGCTTCGATTCCGTTCCCAATCGCCGTGCCATCATCGACCGGCGCGTGCTGGCGGATGCGCTGTCGACCCTCGAAGCGAAAGACGGCGCGGCGCTGCGGCAGGCCGGGGCCAAGCTGCTCAAGGGCGCACTCACCGCGGGCTGGGCGGAGATCGACCGGCGGCTGCTGGAGCATCCCTCACGCGGGCTGGAATGCGCGGCGGCGGGAGCCTTTCTGACCGATCAGCTGTTGCGGCTGCTGTGGGACTTCACCGTCGATCGGCTGCACCGCAATCCCAATCCGACGACGTCCGAGCGCATGGTGCTGATTGCGGTCGGCGGATATGGGCGCGGCGAGATGGCGCCGCATTCGGACATCGATATCGGCTTCCTCACCCCGTGGAAGGTCACCGGCTGGTGCGAGCAGGTGATCGAATCGATGCTCTATTCGCTGTGGGACATGCAGCTGAAGGTGGGCCATTCGTCGCGCTCGCTCGACGAGATGGTGCGGCAGGCCAAGGCGGACGTGACGGTGTGCACCGCGCTGCTCGAGGCGCGCTATGTCTGGGGCGACATGAGCCTGTATGACGAGGCCGCGGCGCGCTTCAAGGCGGAGGTTCAGGCCGATACCGCTCGCACCTTCATCGCCCAGAAGCTCGCCGAGCGCGATGCGCGGCACAAGAAGATGGGCGACAGCCGCTATGTCGTCGAACCCAATATCAAGGAAGGCAAGGGCGGCCTGCGCGATCTGCACGCGCTCTTCTGGATCGGCAAATACGCCTATAATGTCCGCGAGACCGCCGAACTGGTCGAAGCCGGGCTGCTGACGAAGCTGGAATATCGCCAGTTCTATCGCGCCGAGAATTTCCTGTGGGCGGTGCGATGCCATCTCCATGCGATCGCCGGCCGTGCCGAGGACCGGCTGACCTTCGACCTGCAGCGCGAGATCGCCGAGCGGATGCGCTATTCGGATCGGCCGGGGAAGTCGAAGGTCGAGCGCTTCATGCACTTCTACTTCCTTCAGGCGAAGACGGTGGGCGACCTGAGCGGGGTCTTCCTGGCGCATCTGGACGAGAAGTTCGCGGCGCGCGGACGCCGCTTCGGCTTGCCGACGCTGTTCCGAAGCCCGCGCAAGCTGCATGGCTTTTCGCTGGAGCGGGGGCGGCTGACGATCCCGCGCGAAAGCTTCTTCCAGGAAGATCCGGTGCGGCTGATCGAGCTGTACCAGCTGGCCGACCTGCACGGGCTGGAAATCCATCCCATCGCCGCGCGGGCCGCGGCGCGCGACGCGAAGCTGGTGGACGATGTCCGGAGCGATCCGCGTGCCAACGCGCTGTTCCTCGATGTGCTGACCTCGCCGCGCGATCCGGAGACGGTGCTGCGCTGGATGAACGAGGCGGGGGTGTTCGGGCGCTTCGTGCCGGACTTCGGCCGTGTCGTCGCGCAGATGCAGTTCGACATGTACCACCATTATACGGTGGACGAGCATTCGATCCGCGCGATCGGGCTGCTCAACCAGATCGAGAAGGGCGATCTCAAGGAGGATCATCCGCTTTCGACCGGCATCTTCGCGCAGGTCGTGTCGCGGCGCGTGCTGTTCGCGGCGGTGCTGCTCCACGACATCGCCAAGGGACGCGGTGGCGACCATAGCGTGCTCGGCGCGCAGGTGGCGATGCGCCTGTGTCCGCGGCTGGGGCTGAGCGCAGCGGAGACCGAGACCGTGGCCTGGCTGGTGCGCAACCACCTGCTGATGTCCGCCACTGCGTTCAAGCGCGACTTGTCCGACTTCAAGACGGTGCTCGATTTCGCCGAGGTGGTGCAGAGTCCGGAGCGTTTGCGCCTGCTGCTGCTGCTGACCGTGGTCGATATCCGTGCGGTGGGGCCGGGGGTGTGGAACAGCTGGAAGCGCCAGCTGCTCGCCAACCTGTACGACTCCGCCGAGGAAGTGCTGCGGCTGGGCCACAAGCAGAAGGGGCGCGGTGAGCGCGTCGCGGCCAAGCAGGCGGCGCTGGCCGAGATGCTCGGCTGGGACGAGCCGCGCATGGCCGCGCTGAAGAAGCGGCTGACCGAGCCGTACTGGATCGCCGAACCCCTCGACGTGCTGGAGCGCAATGCGCGGCTGGTCGATGCGGCGGGCAGCTCGCAGCTGTCGATCGAGGCGCAGGTCTATCCCGAGCGTGGCGCGACGCTGGTGACGGTCTATGCTTCCGACCATCCCGGTCTGTTCTACCGCATCGCCGGGGCTATCCATGTCGCCGGCGGCAACATCATCGACGCGCGTATCCACACGACGCGCGATGGCATGGCGCTCGACAATTTCCTCGTACAGGACCCGCTCGGCCGGCCGTTCGACGAGGATGTGAAGCTGACCCGGATCAAGGACGCGATCGCCGATGCGCTGGCCAATCGCTCCAAATTGTCGGACCGGCTCAAGTCCCGCCCGCTGCCCCGGCTGCGCGCCGATGCCTTCACGATCGAGCCCAATGTGCTGATCGACAACAAGGCGTCGAACCGCTTCACCGTGGTCGAAGTCAATGCCCGCGATCGGCCGGCGCTGCTCTACACACTGGCGCACGCACTGTTCCAGTCGAAGGTCACGATCCATTCCGCGCATGTCGCCACCTATGGCGAGCGCGCGGTCGATACCTTCTACCTGACCGACCTGATCGGCGATAAGATTGATTCGGCCTCGCGGCTCAAGACGATCGAACGGCGATTGCTCGAAGCCGCATCGGGTGACGGGAGCGTCGCCCAGGCCGCATAG
- the thrS gene encoding threonine--tRNA ligase encodes MFRITLPDGSVREVAPGTTPADVALAIAPSLAKAAIAARVDGELRDIGRPFEGDSSLALVTSKDEKDALELARHDYAHILAEAVQNLFPGTQITFGPSTDDGFYYDFAPKDRPFTEEDLPAIEAEMRKIIGKNEPLIREVWSRADLIARWTAQGESFKAEWAAELPENEELTVYRAGKGENAWLDMCRGPHLASTGKVDPNAFKLTRVSGAYWRGDQKNAMLSRIYGTGWLNKKQLDEHLHRLEEAAKRDHRRLGQDMDLFHLQQEAHGSVFWHPNGYLIWRGLEAYMRRAIDAAGYSEVKTPQVMDARQWEQSGHWGKYRENMFVIPDEVPNTEDEGPIVSDDAEWMALKPMNCPAHVLIFRQGIKSYRDLPLRLYENGCCHRNEPHGALHGLMRVRQFTQDDAHIFCREDQIVEEVQAFCALADRIYKDFGFTYSIKLALRPEKRFGTEEMWDKAEAELRDAVVRAGLATEEYGWEELPGEGAFYAPKLEWHLTDAIGRTWQVGTIQSDRVLPERLDATYVGEDGERHRPVMLHRAIFGSYERFIGILIEHFAGKLPVWLAPTQAVVATIVSDADDYAKEVAAALVKAGIRADTDLRNEKINYKVREHSVAKVPNLVVVGKREAEERTVALRQLGSDRQQFIKLDELVAMLATDATPPDLK; translated from the coding sequence ATGTTCCGCATTACGCTGCCCGACGGTTCCGTCCGTGAGGTAGCCCCGGGGACTACCCCGGCGGACGTCGCGCTCGCGATCGCGCCGTCGCTGGCCAAGGCAGCCATCGCCGCGCGCGTCGATGGCGAACTGCGCGACATCGGCCGTCCGTTCGAAGGTGATTCCAGCCTCGCGCTCGTCACTTCGAAGGACGAGAAGGATGCGCTCGAACTCGCGCGCCACGATTATGCGCATATCCTGGCCGAAGCGGTGCAGAACCTCTTCCCGGGCACGCAGATCACCTTCGGTCCCTCGACCGACGACGGCTTCTATTACGACTTCGCGCCCAAGGATCGCCCCTTCACCGAGGAGGACCTGCCGGCGATCGAAGCGGAGATGCGCAAGATCATCGGCAAGAACGAGCCGCTGATCCGCGAGGTCTGGTCGCGCGCCGATCTGATCGCGCGCTGGACGGCGCAGGGCGAGAGCTTCAAGGCCGAATGGGCCGCCGAGCTTCCCGAGAATGAGGAACTGACCGTCTATCGCGCCGGCAAGGGCGAGAACGCTTGGCTCGACATGTGCCGCGGGCCCCACCTCGCCTCGACGGGCAAGGTCGATCCTAACGCGTTCAAGCTGACCCGCGTGTCGGGCGCCTATTGGCGCGGCGACCAGAAGAACGCGATGCTCAGCCGCATCTACGGCACCGGCTGGCTCAACAAGAAGCAGCTCGACGAGCATCTCCACCGGCTGGAAGAAGCCGCCAAGCGCGACCATCGCCGGCTGGGGCAGGACATGGACCTGTTCCACCTCCAGCAGGAAGCACACGGATCGGTCTTCTGGCACCCGAACGGCTATCTCATCTGGCGCGGGCTCGAAGCCTATATGCGCCGGGCGATCGATGCCGCCGGCTATAGCGAGGTGAAGACCCCGCAGGTGATGGACGCGCGCCAGTGGGAACAGTCCGGCCACTGGGGCAAGTATCGCGAGAACATGTTCGTCATCCCCGACGAAGTGCCCAACACCGAGGATGAGGGCCCGATCGTCTCCGACGATGCCGAGTGGATGGCGCTCAAGCCGATGAACTGCCCGGCGCACGTCCTGATCTTCCGTCAGGGGATCAAGTCGTACCGCGATCTGCCGCTGCGCCTGTACGAGAATGGCTGCTGCCATCGCAACGAGCCGCACGGCGCGCTGCACGGGCTGATGCGCGTCCGCCAGTTCACGCAGGACGACGCCCATATCTTCTGCCGCGAAGATCAGATCGTCGAGGAAGTGCAGGCCTTCTGCGCGCTCGCCGACCGGATCTACAAGGATTTCGGCTTCACCTATTCGATCAAGCTGGCGCTGCGCCCCGAGAAGCGCTTCGGCACCGAAGAGATGTGGGACAAGGCCGAAGCCGAACTGCGCGACGCCGTCGTCCGCGCCGGGCTCGCGACCGAGGAATATGGCTGGGAAGAGCTTCCGGGCGAAGGCGCCTTCTACGCGCCCAAGCTGGAATGGCACCTGACCGACGCGATCGGCCGCACCTGGCAGGTCGGCACGATCCAGTCGGACCGCGTGCTGCCGGAACGTCTCGACGCCACCTATGTCGGCGAAGATGGCGAGCGCCATCGCCCGGTGATGCTCCATCGCGCGATCTTCGGCTCGTACGAACGCTTCATCGGCATCCTGATCGAGCATTTCGCGGGCAAGCTGCCGGTGTGGCTCGCGCCCACCCAGGCGGTGGTTGCGACGATCGTCTCGGACGCCGACGATTATGCGAAGGAAGTCGCGGCCGCGCTGGTGAAGGCCGGCATCCGCGCCGATACCGACCTGCGCAACGAGAAGATCAACTACAAGGTGCGCGAGCATTCGGTGGCCAAGGTCCCGAACCTCGTCGTGGTGGGCAAGCGCGAAGCCGAGGAGCGCACCGTCGCGCTGCGGCAGCTTGGCAGCGATCGCCAGCAGTTCATCAAGCTCGACGAGCTGGTGGCGATGCTCGCCACCGACGCGACTCCGCCCGATCTGAAATGA